The proteins below come from a single Mycobacterium parmense genomic window:
- a CDS encoding enoyl-CoA hydratase/isomerase family protein: MNTQAAVLSDIADGVLTITLNRPEAANAVRPDDRDALIALLATADADEKVRVVVLRANGKHFCSGADVGSLAERRARGEKRVLEPTRRIMNGAQKLVASVLDCNKPVIAAVHGAATGLGAHVVYASDLVIATENAYFAESFVKRGLVVDGGGCYLLPRRIGMQKAKEMAFFGERLSATEAFTLGLVNRVVSSADFDATVADFAGRLAGAPTSAIAFTKRLLNDSPDTDRSGAFVAEAMAQEIQSYSHDSGEGVQAFVEKRPTEFTGW; the protein is encoded by the coding sequence ATGAACACGCAGGCAGCAGTTTTGTCCGACATCGCGGACGGCGTCTTGACGATCACCCTGAACCGGCCCGAAGCCGCCAACGCGGTACGTCCCGACGACCGTGATGCGCTCATCGCGCTACTGGCCACCGCCGACGCCGACGAGAAAGTACGTGTGGTGGTGTTGCGCGCCAATGGCAAGCACTTCTGCTCGGGCGCCGACGTTGGATCGCTCGCCGAACGGCGCGCGCGGGGCGAGAAGCGAGTGCTGGAACCGACCCGGCGCATCATGAACGGCGCCCAGAAGCTGGTGGCCAGCGTGCTGGACTGCAATAAACCGGTGATTGCCGCAGTGCATGGTGCGGCGACGGGCCTGGGGGCCCACGTCGTATACGCCTCCGACCTGGTGATCGCTACCGAAAACGCCTACTTCGCAGAGTCATTCGTCAAGCGTGGGCTGGTTGTCGACGGCGGCGGCTGTTATCTACTGCCCCGCCGCATCGGCATGCAGAAAGCCAAGGAGATGGCGTTCTTCGGCGAAAGGCTCTCAGCCACCGAAGCGTTCACGCTGGGTCTGGTGAACCGGGTGGTCAGCTCCGCCGACTTCGACGCTACGGTCGCCGACTTCGCCGGCCGGCTGGCCGGAGCGCCGACCTCCGCGATCGCATTCACAAAACGGCTGCTCAACGACTCACCCGACACCGACCGCTCCGGTGCATTCGTCGCGGAGGCAATGGCACAGGAGATCCAGTCGTATTCACACGACTCAGGCGAGGGCGTGCAGGCGTTCGTGGAGAAACGACCGACCGAGTTCACCGGGTGGTAG
- a CDS encoding cytochrome P450, giving the protein MSAIGTEEQQFAPLIDLQWWQERPADRSALYRRLREAGGPAFVRTNRPDSPLPRGFWAVGSHRDVVDISRRPADFSSGQGTQIFDQTPEMREYRGSIIDMDDPEHMRLRKIVSRGFTPRILSELRGLVEGTTAEILDEMPRTGECDFVSSFATLLPLRIIDTMLGVPREHEQFILRATNIVLGASDPEYVPDQTVAGIGAAVTEVSEQLIELLKGIAEDRIAHPRDDVISKLVNSDEENLTPQELAKFFILLIGAGNETTRNALTHGLLILSAHPDQRDRLLANYDEMAPTAVEEILRYASPVIHFRRTVTRDGVTLTDAHGEVTHTFNAGDKVVVWYPAANRDPAVFDQPERFDIARKPNTHIAFGGPGPHYCLGAHLARLELNVAFQMLYARYPDITAAGEPVMLRSNFVNGIKHLKATYTP; this is encoded by the coding sequence GTGAGCGCAATCGGCACCGAAGAGCAGCAGTTCGCACCGCTGATCGATCTGCAATGGTGGCAGGAGCGTCCGGCTGACCGGAGCGCGCTCTACCGGCGCCTTCGCGAGGCCGGCGGCCCGGCGTTCGTCCGTACCAACCGACCTGACTCACCGCTGCCCCGCGGCTTCTGGGCGGTCGGCTCCCACCGCGACGTCGTCGATATCAGCCGCCGCCCCGCCGACTTCAGTTCCGGGCAGGGCACGCAGATCTTCGACCAGACCCCCGAGATGCGCGAATACCGTGGCTCCATCATCGACATGGACGATCCCGAGCACATGCGGCTACGCAAGATCGTCTCGCGCGGCTTCACCCCCCGCATACTGTCCGAGCTGCGTGGCCTCGTCGAGGGGACCACCGCCGAGATCCTCGACGAGATGCCGCGTACGGGTGAGTGCGACTTCGTTTCTTCGTTCGCCACGCTGCTGCCGCTGCGCATCATCGACACCATGCTCGGCGTTCCACGCGAACACGAACAGTTCATCCTGCGGGCGACCAATATCGTGCTCGGCGCTTCGGACCCCGAGTACGTACCCGACCAGACCGTCGCGGGCATCGGAGCCGCGGTCACCGAGGTCAGCGAGCAGCTCATCGAGTTGCTCAAGGGCATCGCCGAGGACCGCATCGCCCATCCCCGCGACGACGTGATCAGCAAACTGGTCAACTCCGACGAAGAAAACCTCACACCCCAGGAGCTGGCGAAGTTCTTCATCCTGCTGATTGGCGCGGGCAACGAGACCACCCGCAATGCGCTGACCCACGGGTTGCTCATCCTCAGCGCGCACCCCGACCAGCGCGACCGCCTGCTGGCGAACTACGACGAGATGGCCCCAACTGCGGTCGAGGAGATCCTTCGGTACGCCAGCCCGGTGATCCACTTTCGCCGTACGGTGACCCGTGACGGCGTGACGCTGACCGACGCCCACGGCGAGGTCACCCACACCTTCAACGCCGGCGACAAGGTCGTGGTCTGGTATCCCGCCGCCAACCGCGACCCCGCGGTCTTCGACCAGCCGGAGCGCTTCGACATCGCGCGAAAACCCAACACCCACATTGCTTTCGGCGGCCCGGGACCGCACTATTGCCTTGGTGCGCACCTGGCCCGGCTTGAGCTGAACGTGGCATTCCAGATGCTCTACGCGCGCTACCCCGACATCACCGCTGCGGGCGAACCGGTCATGCTGAGGTCGAACTTCGTTAACGGCATCAAACATCTGAAGGCCACGTACACACCATGA
- a CDS encoding Gfo/Idh/MocA family protein: protein MTLRVGIIGVGWGAHVQVPGFRAAKGFEPVALCARTPDRLERAATKLGIERTSTDWQSFVTRDDLDVISVATPTALHHEMTIAALAAGKPVLCEKPLAGDLEAARHMVRAATDSGLPTACCFENRWNPDWLAVADRVRSGFLGSQYLARVSRSASYWHPSHPLQAHWMYDREQGGGYLAGMLVHDLDFLCSLLGRPVSVCAEVRTSDPVRELPDGGTLAVTADDTAALLMRMESGVTVILSLSVMGAHADHYRLELFGSDGTIIGDGDLRCAAYSLGAATDAGLSPLTVDEREPAHPERLPGGLAGHASRAMALMLQDWLPAFDGGPSGAATFEDGLLSLAVIDAAHRSAEGGGWEQVQV from the coding sequence ATGACTTTACGGGTCGGCATCATCGGCGTTGGGTGGGGCGCACATGTGCAGGTGCCCGGTTTCCGGGCGGCGAAAGGTTTCGAGCCCGTCGCGCTCTGTGCGCGCACACCCGATCGGCTGGAGCGTGCGGCGACCAAACTGGGCATCGAACGGACCTCCACGGATTGGCAGTCGTTCGTTACCCGTGACGACCTCGACGTCATCTCGGTCGCGACTCCCACCGCGCTGCACCACGAAATGACGATCGCCGCACTGGCCGCGGGTAAGCCCGTGTTGTGCGAGAAGCCGCTGGCGGGTGACCTCGAAGCGGCCCGCCACATGGTGCGTGCCGCGACCGACTCCGGACTGCCCACGGCCTGCTGCTTCGAGAACCGGTGGAACCCCGACTGGTTGGCCGTCGCGGACCGGGTGCGCTCGGGCTTCCTCGGCTCGCAGTACCTTGCGCGAGTCAGTCGCAGCGCGTCCTACTGGCATCCGAGTCATCCGCTGCAGGCCCATTGGATGTACGACCGCGAGCAGGGCGGCGGCTATCTGGCCGGCATGCTGGTACACGACCTGGACTTCTTGTGCAGCCTGCTCGGCCGCCCGGTGTCGGTGTGCGCGGAGGTGCGCACCAGCGATCCTGTCCGCGAACTGCCCGACGGCGGCACGCTAGCCGTCACCGCCGACGACACCGCCGCACTGCTGATGCGTATGGAGTCGGGGGTGACCGTCATTTTGAGCCTCTCCGTTATGGGCGCCCACGCCGATCACTACCGCCTCGAATTGTTCGGCTCCGACGGCACCATCATCGGCGACGGCGACTTGCGTTGCGCGGCATACAGCCTCGGCGCCGCCACCGATGCGGGATTGAGTCCCCTGACGGTGGATGAACGCGAACCCGCGCACCCCGAGCGGTTGCCCGGGGGCCTGGCGGGTCACGCCAGCAGGGCTATGGCGCTGATGCTGCAGGACTGGCTGCCCGCGTTCGACGGTGGTCCCAGCGGCGCGGCCACCTTCGAGGACGGGCTGTTGTCGCTCGCGGTGATCGACGCCGCGCACCGCTCCGCCGAAGGCGGAGGGTGGGAGCAGGTGCAGGTTTGA
- a CDS encoding SDR family oxidoreductase: protein MTSRRLAGKVALVTGAARGRGRSHALRLAREGADVMLVDLCDNIPSCDYPLATSEDLDCTASMIEKLGRRAAVYRCDVCDRAEMEIAVDTAVRQLGALHIVVANAAIVPTQPDAPIAAFIDTFDVDFLGVVNTFSAAMPRLGEGASLIASGPPSSTQGPLRDQPQGPGGAAYELAQSMVSQYVQMLAKQLAPHGIRVNTASGSANGNDFGHAGRLYRPVMLDVDRRGDRAGAASLTTVSWPVTTWADTDASAAVAFLAADESRAITGRHVTVDAGSSLN, encoded by the coding sequence GTGACTAGTCGACGTCTCGCGGGCAAGGTGGCGCTCGTAACTGGTGCAGCCAGGGGACGGGGTCGAAGCCACGCGCTGCGTTTGGCCCGGGAAGGCGCAGACGTGATGCTGGTGGATCTGTGTGACAACATCCCTTCGTGTGACTATCCGCTCGCCACTAGCGAAGACCTCGACTGCACCGCTTCCATGATCGAGAAGCTCGGCCGAAGAGCGGCGGTGTACCGCTGCGATGTCTGCGATCGAGCCGAAATGGAGATCGCCGTCGACACCGCGGTGCGACAACTCGGCGCACTCCACATCGTCGTCGCCAACGCCGCCATCGTCCCGACTCAGCCGGACGCCCCGATCGCGGCCTTCATCGACACGTTCGACGTCGACTTTCTCGGCGTGGTCAACACTTTCAGCGCAGCGATGCCGCGATTGGGCGAAGGCGCGTCTCTCATCGCTTCTGGTCCCCCATCGTCGACGCAAGGACCTCTCCGCGATCAGCCGCAGGGGCCCGGCGGGGCGGCGTACGAGCTCGCGCAGTCGATGGTTTCGCAGTACGTGCAGATGCTAGCTAAACAGCTTGCACCACACGGTATCCGGGTGAACACCGCCAGCGGTTCGGCGAACGGCAACGACTTTGGTCATGCCGGACGGCTGTATCGGCCGGTCATGCTCGACGTGGATCGCAGAGGCGATCGCGCTGGCGCGGCATCGCTTACGACCGTGTCATGGCCCGTTACGACCTGGGCTGACACGGATGCGTCCGCCGCGGTGGCGTTCTTGGCGGCGGACGAATCGCGAGCGATAACCGGCCGGCACGTGACGGTTGATGCCGGCTCGTCCCTCAACTAA
- a CDS encoding NDMA-dependent alcohol dehydrogenase: MQTQAAVLFERNTPWSIESIELDAPKATEVLIELHASGMCHSDDHLVTGDMPIRLPCIGGHEGAGVVKSIGEHVSWLSPGDHVVFSFIPSCGRCPSCSTGHQSLCDLGAKIYSGMQIHDGTARHHLGDDDLALACGVGSFAHHTVVHEASCVKIPDHYRLDLACLLGCGFITGWGSSVYAADVRPGDTVAIAGVGGIGAAAVQGARLAGARTITVIDPSEYKRAEAVKMGATHTAADWNEAKAVVADATWNRGVDKFICAMGVGDGQLVGRALAMTAKRGRLVVTNIHPMLEREIRANLMDLTLTEKQIVGTLYGSGNPRADIPKILELYSAGQVDLESMVTRTYPLEKVNDGYADMHAGANIRGVLLYPPAEGLLAGEGRD; the protein is encoded by the coding sequence GTGCAGACCCAAGCAGCGGTCCTGTTCGAACGCAACACGCCGTGGTCGATCGAGTCCATCGAGCTCGACGCGCCGAAGGCCACCGAGGTACTGATCGAACTGCACGCCTCGGGTATGTGCCACTCCGACGACCACCTCGTCACCGGGGACATGCCGATTCGACTGCCCTGCATCGGCGGGCATGAGGGCGCCGGTGTGGTCAAGTCCATCGGCGAGCACGTGTCGTGGCTATCGCCGGGCGATCACGTCGTCTTCAGCTTCATCCCGTCGTGCGGCCGGTGTCCCTCATGCTCAACGGGCCATCAGAGCCTATGTGACCTCGGCGCAAAGATCTACTCGGGCATGCAGATTCACGACGGCACCGCCCGCCACCATCTCGGTGACGACGACCTTGCCCTGGCCTGCGGTGTCGGCTCGTTTGCACACCACACCGTGGTGCACGAGGCGAGTTGTGTGAAGATCCCGGACCACTATCGCCTGGACCTGGCTTGCCTTCTGGGCTGCGGCTTCATTACCGGCTGGGGATCATCGGTCTACGCGGCCGACGTCCGGCCGGGCGACACGGTGGCCATCGCGGGGGTTGGTGGCATCGGCGCCGCGGCGGTGCAGGGTGCCCGGCTCGCGGGCGCCCGCACCATCACCGTCATCGACCCCTCGGAGTACAAACGGGCCGAAGCGGTCAAGATGGGAGCCACTCATACCGCGGCGGACTGGAACGAAGCGAAAGCCGTTGTCGCCGACGCTACCTGGAACCGCGGCGTGGACAAATTCATCTGCGCCATGGGAGTCGGTGACGGCCAGCTGGTCGGCCGGGCGCTGGCCATGACGGCCAAGCGTGGCCGGCTGGTGGTCACCAACATCCACCCGATGCTGGAACGGGAGATCCGGGCCAATCTGATGGACCTCACGCTGACCGAGAAGCAGATCGTCGGAACCCTCTACGGCTCGGGCAACCCGCGAGCCGACATCCCGAAGATCCTCGAGCTGTACAGCGCCGGGCAGGTGGACCTCGAATCTATGGTCACCCGCACCTACCCCCTGGAGAAGGTCAACGACGGCTACGCCGACATGCACGCCGGCGCCAATATCCGCGGCGTACTGCTCTATCCGCCCGCCGAGGGACTTCTCGCCGGAGAAGGTCGTGACTAG